In Arthrobacter citreus, a genomic segment contains:
- a CDS encoding FAD-dependent oxidoreductase, whose amino-acid sequence MNTKTFPRLMSPGRIGPMETHNRIVLPAMDMNVSEHGEIEQTEIDHYVARAEGGAGLIITGACAIAFPHGAASMKEPGLSDDKYIPGLKALADAVHAAGSKLCIQSTHHGKVARVDVANDRPVLAPNQPDYTYDMSALADSTREELGKMGAATAGKKTTYRDMTAEDVSWLVETWADAAERIAKAGCDAIEIHAAHGYILGVFLNQRDNKRTDEYGGSLANRARLACEVIKAVKERVGNQLAILVRVSGEEYGQEGGLTLEEAIGASKMFVQAGADAIHVTGWGRNPFDNFTDGPLPSKVGAYLENAAKVKKNVSVPVIAVGRMLPEVSEKALAAGQIDFAAMGRQLLADPELPNKLRDGKFDQVRPCINCYLCVAENFFDDTPFCAVNPALGNEALLPLKPASATKHVVVVGAGPAGLESARVLTERGHRVTVMDKSDRLGGTMWFSTMTTPDNERLLKWFKSEIRRLNIAVKLNTPATVESIRALHPDQVIVATGAARPKPDFPGGDLPNVQTGDTLRAMMLGTATAEEAGAVLSTLGKLGRLSGVTKSPEFVRQFTKFWLPMGKNVVVIGGSLVGLELAEFLAERGRNVTLLHEKQQLGLPLAMPRRWTAVKDATEHGVKIHRNVKITRITDKTVEWIEGEESFSAPAAMVVYADGTTAAAPLADELREAGFAVDVVGDAGEVNYIHGAIHSSWKVNTEV is encoded by the coding sequence GTGAATACCAAGACCTTCCCTCGCCTGATGTCACCCGGCCGCATCGGCCCGATGGAGACGCACAACCGCATTGTGCTGCCCGCCATGGACATGAACGTCTCCGAGCACGGCGAGATCGAACAGACCGAGATTGACCACTATGTCGCCCGCGCCGAAGGCGGCGCCGGCCTCATCATCACCGGTGCCTGCGCCATTGCCTTCCCTCACGGTGCGGCATCCATGAAGGAACCGGGGCTGTCGGATGACAAGTACATTCCGGGACTAAAAGCGCTGGCTGACGCCGTGCATGCGGCCGGCAGCAAGCTGTGCATCCAGTCCACCCACCACGGCAAGGTTGCCCGCGTGGACGTGGCCAACGACCGTCCCGTGCTCGCCCCCAACCAGCCGGACTACACATATGACATGTCAGCCCTGGCGGACAGCACCCGCGAAGAGCTGGGTAAGATGGGCGCCGCCACGGCCGGCAAGAAGACCACCTACCGCGACATGACGGCCGAGGACGTCTCCTGGCTGGTCGAGACCTGGGCGGATGCCGCCGAGCGCATCGCCAAGGCGGGCTGCGACGCGATCGAAATCCATGCCGCACACGGCTACATTCTCGGGGTGTTCCTGAACCAGCGCGACAACAAGCGCACCGACGAATACGGCGGATCGCTGGCCAACCGCGCCCGCCTGGCCTGCGAAGTCATCAAGGCCGTCAAGGAACGGGTCGGCAACCAGCTGGCCATCCTGGTCCGGGTTTCCGGAGAGGAATACGGGCAGGAAGGCGGGCTGACGCTTGAGGAAGCCATCGGCGCCTCCAAGATGTTTGTCCAGGCCGGCGCTGACGCCATCCACGTCACCGGTTGGGGCCGGAACCCGTTCGACAACTTCACCGACGGCCCCCTCCCCAGCAAGGTGGGTGCCTATCTGGAGAACGCCGCCAAGGTCAAAAAGAACGTGTCCGTTCCCGTCATCGCCGTTGGCCGGATGCTGCCTGAGGTTTCCGAGAAGGCCCTGGCCGCCGGACAGATTGACTTCGCTGCCATGGGCCGCCAGCTGCTGGCCGATCCGGAACTGCCGAACAAGCTGCGCGACGGCAAGTTCGACCAGGTCCGCCCCTGCATCAACTGCTACCTGTGCGTCGCCGAGAACTTCTTCGACGACACCCCGTTCTGCGCGGTCAACCCCGCGCTGGGCAACGAGGCGCTGCTGCCGCTGAAGCCCGCCTCCGCGACCAAGCATGTGGTGGTTGTCGGTGCCGGTCCGGCCGGCCTGGAAAGCGCCCGGGTCCTGACCGAGCGCGGACACCGGGTTACCGTCATGGACAAGTCCGACCGCCTCGGCGGCACCATGTGGTTCTCCACCATGACCACCCCTGACAACGAACGCCTGCTGAAATGGTTCAAGTCCGAGATCCGGCGCCTGAACATCGCGGTCAAGCTGAACACGCCGGCCACCGTGGAATCCATCCGCGCCCTGCATCCGGACCAGGTCATCGTCGCCACCGGCGCCGCACGGCCGAAGCCCGATTTTCCGGGCGGTGACCTGCCGAACGTGCAGACCGGCGATACCCTGCGCGCCATGATGCTGGGCACGGCCACCGCCGAGGAGGCCGGTGCGGTGCTGAGCACCCTGGGCAAGCTGGGCCGCCTCTCCGGCGTGACCAAGAGTCCGGAGTTTGTCCGCCAGTTCACCAAATTCTGGCTGCCGATGGGCAAGAACGTGGTGGTGATCGGCGGCTCGCTGGTGGGCCTGGAGCTCGCCGAGTTCCTCGCCGAGCGGGGCCGCAACGTGACCCTGCTGCACGAAAAGCAGCAGCTGGGCCTGCCGCTGGCCATGCCCCGGCGCTGGACCGCGGTCAAGGACGCCACCGAGCACGGCGTGAAGATCCACCGCAACGTCAAGATCACCCGCATCACGGACAAGACGGTCGAATGGATCGAGGGGGAGGAAAGCTTCTCCGCACCCGCGGCCATGGTGGTCTACGCGGACGGCACGACGGCGGCCGCACCCCTGGCGGACGAGCTGCGGGAGGCGGGCTTCGCCGTCGACGTCGTTGGTGACGCCGGCGAGGTCAACTACATTCACGGCGCCATCCATTCCTCTTGGAAGGTGAACACCGAGGTCTAG
- a CDS encoding phosphatidic acid phosphatase, whose amino-acid sequence MPETNQIPTSTVSLASARAARIVTEATAPAVLVGILLLLQPVLSPGVTWLQGIVAASFTVGLPFAGILWLKRRGAVTDHHVGKREQRAPILIASAASIGVGALLLILLGAPAALFGEIGGVFIGLVLCLAANLVWKLSVHSAVAAYVGLALLAPVPMVGSALALLLASATGWSRVKLGDHTPTQVLAGHAAGCLAFTAALLLP is encoded by the coding sequence ATGCCGGAAACCAACCAAATCCCGACGTCAACCGTGTCTCTTGCCTCCGCCCGGGCAGCGCGGATAGTCACCGAAGCCACCGCCCCGGCGGTCCTCGTGGGGATCCTCCTGCTGCTGCAGCCGGTGCTGAGCCCCGGTGTCACCTGGCTGCAGGGAATAGTCGCTGCCAGTTTCACCGTGGGGCTGCCCTTTGCCGGCATCCTGTGGCTCAAGCGGCGCGGCGCGGTAACGGACCATCATGTGGGGAAGCGTGAGCAGCGCGCTCCAATCCTGATCGCATCAGCCGCGTCCATCGGCGTCGGCGCACTGCTGCTCATCCTCCTGGGCGCACCGGCGGCGCTCTTCGGTGAAATTGGGGGAGTGTTTATCGGGCTGGTCCTGTGCCTGGCGGCAAACCTGGTGTGGAAACTCTCGGTGCATTCCGCTGTTGCGGCCTACGTGGGCCTGGCCCTGCTGGCGCCCGTTCCGATGGTGGGATCCGCTCTTGCCCTGCTGCTGGCATCCGCCACCGGATGGTCCCGGGTGAAGCTCGGGGACCACACACCCACGCAGGTTCTGGCCGGCCACGCGGCAGGTTGCCTGGCATTCACCGCCGCGCTGCTCCTGCCCTGA